The Drosophila biarmipes strain raj3 chromosome 2L, RU_DBia_V1.1, whole genome shotgun sequence genome has a window encoding:
- the LOC108034259 gene encoding myb-like protein AA, whose translation MDYEKVALNAGGGSTAGSDQDLSMCGGQEVLEGRAKEKARRYWTPSEEERLYEIWGRDNWRLTRTGKNTIFFGRWAEELRDRFAVDVKPEEIQMKVNQTRAKFRSVKKQLQADPSSQATRWKKYDIINRILKNLHRPKNAEPLPPEALLNNRDMTPPRDDAPNEQQQSQQQQQQQQPVQQQTIILASEPPAATFYNSSSNSNHGSSHNNNNSGGMSFSTELFTDQYDEVVKQEYEDEEYRSLPFPEQLQQYSPAEPAQLLELQTPQQQQQQQQQQQQQQQQQQQQFQQSYEPQFQQQPVHFNNNSGNSVVATSTVNHQPITAVAYINSSNNTISVATNANGAMAAPVAVHAPASAPTAAPAPAAAQSSHPPGATPVAVPRKRGRPYGSVNPPHADSLEALYMEEVRRKNQLLYEQTKICRQRLELEERKVDLMQTFFPKCLEQQEQILTHIMHLQQPEPNRQLQHQHPAAQRPQ comes from the exons ATGGACTACGAGAAGGTCGCGCTGAACGCAGGCGGAGGCAGTACAGCCGGGTCCGACCAGGATCTGTCCATGTGTGGCGGTCAGGAGGTGCTCGAGGGCCGCGCCAAGGAGAAGGCTCGTCGCTACTGGACGCCCAGCGAGGAGGAGCGCCTCTACGAGATCTGGGGCCGCGACAACTGGCGGTTGACTCGCACCGGCAAGAATACCATCTTTTTCGGCCGGTGGGCCGAGGAGCTTCGCGATCGGTTCGCCGTGGACGTGAAGCCCGAGGAGATCCAGATGAAGGTCAACCAGACCAGGGCCAAGTTCAG GTCGGTGAAGAAACAGCTGCAGGCGGACCCCTCCAGCCAGGCCACGCGCTGGAAGAAGTACGACATCATCAACCGCATCCTGAAGAACCTGCACAGGCCCAAGAACGCGGAACCCCTGCCACCAGAGGCACTGCTCAATAACCGGGACATGACGCCTCCACGCGATGATGCTCCCaatgagcagcagcagtcacagcaacaacagcagcagcagcagccggtACAGCAGCAGACTATCATCCTGGCCTCTGAGCCGCCGGCTGCCACCTTTTataacagcagcagcaatagtAATCATGgcagcagccacaacaacaacaacagcggtgGGATGAGCTTTAGCACGGAGCTGTTCACGGACCAGTACGACGAGGTGGTCAAACAGGAGTACGAGGACGAAGAGTACCGCTCGCTGCCCTTTCCGGAGCAGCTGCAACAGTATTCGCCAGCCGAGCCGGCTCAGCTGCTCGAGCTGCAGacaccacagcagcagcagcagcaacaacaacaacaacaacagcagcagcaacaacaacagcagcagtttCAGCAAAGCTATGAGCCGCAGTTTCAGCAGCAGCCTGTCCATTTTAATAACAACAGTGGCAACAGCGTTGTGGCCACCTCGACTGTCAACCACCAGCCCATCACGGCGGTAGCCTACATCAATAGCAGTAACAACACCATTAGCGTAGCCACCAACGCGAACGGAGCCATGGCGGCGCCAGTAGCGGTCCATGCTCCAgcttcagctccgacagctGCTCCGGCTCCGGCGGCAGCTCAGTCCTCCCATCCACCTGGCGCCACACCTGTTGCCGTGCCCCGAAAGCGTGGTCGTCCTTACGGATCCGTAAATCCGCCGCATGCCGACTCGCTGGAGGCTCTCTACATGGAGGAGGTTCGGCGGAAGAACCAGCTACTCTACGAGCAGACCAAGATCTGCCGCCAGCGcctggagctggaggagcgCAAAGTCGACCTTATGCAGACCTTCTTTCCCAAGTGtctggagcagcaggagcagattCTGACCCACATCATGCACCTCCAGCAGCCGGAGCCCAACCGCCAGCTGCAACATCAGCATCCTGCGGCCCAGCGGCCGCAATGA
- the LOC108034141 gene encoding venom dipeptidyl peptidase 4 isoform X2 has protein sequence MHAESLLTTSLLLVVVCLRPSSAAVIGRAEEGNKTAWELTEALYGTSGLRSFNGTWITDEEFYYTASDRSIHKFNAATKTDVIFQNSSFLNNYVGATFSLSPDNTKILIRHNLTEKFRHSYIAQYDVFDIESNTTVQIHKGEKLQYCGWSPLRDRLAYVYLNNVYIHFSEEDEISITDDGVDGVVYNGVPDWVYEEEVLSSGSALWWSADGTKLAVGFFDDTDVETFNYFLYGDGHTEFYQYPHEEHLKYPKSGSKNPLVSLRVYDLTDSTPTMQRIVAPVEIVGSDHILQNVVWSNATHLLITWMNRRQNLASIQSCSHEGVCAEVKRLEEPRGWVDISTPKCLSTGKSCIFGYYIDNWYQVWNLDLETGLNSWQSRGNFTVLSVYGYDEARDKLYYQATQPGNPSVYHVFSNDECLSCDQIDVDGVACRSASATFSKSFSYYTLSCNGPNPSYTRIFEAGTKTLQVDWEPNTAYRKQIELKLRPSYRFLNVTLADGSIGVAKLALPPNFDEAKKYPLIVVVYQGPNSVRVTNGFTLGYEAFVTTSRETIYAYIDGRGTGNKGKELLFSVNNDLGDHEVEDQLFVTRWMQQNLAFVDAERCGIWGWSYGGYMTAKTIEKDDERIFQCGVSVAPVTSWLYYDTIYTERYMGLPTEDDNLAKYNESSVFLNLENFKSHDFLLIHGSGDDNVHYQHSLLLAKLLQQKDIQFEEQTYTDENHGIGNALPHLYHTIDAFWINCLSLDVQEDAV, from the exons ATGCACGCTGAATCGCTACTGACCACCTCCCTCCTCCTGGTCGTTGTTTGCCTGCGACCGTCCTCGGCGGCTGTGATCGGGCGTGCCGAGGAGGGGAATAAGACAGCGTGGGAACTAACGGAAGCCCTGTATGGCACTTCAGGGCTCCGGAGCTTCAATGGCACCTGGATAACAG ACGAAGAGTTCTACTACACAGCCTCCGACAGATCCATCCACAAATTCAATGCAGCCACCAAGACGGACGTGATCTTCCAAAACTCCTCGTTCCTG AACAACTATGTGGGGGCCACCTTCTCACTCTCGCCCGATAACACGAAGATCCTGATCCGGCACAACCTCACGGAGAAGTTCCGACACTCCTACATAGCTCAGTACGATGTCTTTGATATCGAGAGCAACACGACCGTCCAGATCCACAAGGGCGAGAAGCTGCAGTACTGCGGATGGTCGCCGCTGCGGGACCGACTGGCCTACGTCTACCTGAACAATGTGTACATCCACTTCAGCGAGGAGGATGAGATCAGCATCACGGACGACGGCGTGGACGGAGTGGTGTACAACGGGGTGCCCGACTGGGTCTACGAAGAGGAGGTCCTGAGCAGTGGAAGCGCCCTGTGGTGGTCGGCGGACGGAACCAAGCTGGCGGTGGGCTTCTTCGACGACACCGATGTGGAGACCTTCAACTACTTCCTGTACGGCGACGGGCATACCGAGTTCTATCAGTATCCGCACGAGGAGCACCTCAAGTACCCCAAATCGGGCTCCAAGAACCCGCTGGTGAGCCTGCGGGTTTACGACCTCACCGACAGCACTCCCACCATGCAGCGCATTGTGGCGCCAGTCGAGATCGTGGGCAGCGATCACATCCTGCAGAACGTTGTCTGGTCGAATGCGACGCACCTGCTCATAACCTGGATGAATCGGCGCCAGAACCTCGCCTCGATTCAGAGCTGCAGCCACGAGGGCGTGTGTGCGGAGGTGAAGAGGCTGGAGGAGCCCCGCGGCTGGGTGGACATCAGCACGCCCAAGTGCCTCAGCACGGGCAAGAGCTGTATCTTCGGCTACTACATAGACAACTGGTACCAGGTGTGGAACCTAGACCTCGAGACGGGGCTCAACAGCTGGCAGTCGCGCGGTAACTTCACAGTCTTAAGCGTATACGGCTATGATGAGGCCAGGGACAAGCT TTACTACCAGGCCACCCAGCCGGGAAATCCCTCGGTGTACCATGTGTTCAGCAATGATGAGTGCCTCAGCTGCGATCAAATCGATGTAGACGGCGTAGCCTGTCGCTCGGCATCGGCTACCTTCAGCAAGTCCTTCTCCTACTACACGCTCTCCTGCAACGGACCCAATCCCAGTTATACGAGGATCTTCGAGGCCGGCACAAAAACGCTCCAGGTCGACTGGGAGCCCAATACGGCGTACCGCAAGCAAATAGAGCTGAAGTTGCGACCCAGCTACCGTTTCTTGAACGTAACCCTGGCCGATGGTAGCATTGGAGTGGCCAAGCTCGCCCTGCCGCCCAACTTCGATGAGGCCAAGAAGTACCCGCTGATCGTGGTGGTGTACCAGGGTCCCAACTCGGTGCGGGTGACAAACGGGTTCACCTTGGGCTACGAGGCCTTTGTCACGACTTCCCGGGAGACCATCTACGCGTATATCGACGGCAGGGGAACGGGAAACAAGGGCAAGGAGCTGCTGTTCTCGGTGAACAATGATCTGGGCGATCACGAGGTCGAGGACCAACTGTTCGTCACTCGTTGGATGCAACAGAATCTGGCCTTTGTGGATGCTGAGCGTTGCGGCATCTGGGGATGGAGCTACGGGGGCTACATGACGGCTAAGACCATCGAGAAGGATGACGAGCGGATCTTTCAGTGCGGCGTTTCAGTGGCCCCAGTCACTTCCTGGCTGTACTACG ACACCATTTACACCGAGCGCTACATGGGACTGCCCACCGAGGACGACAACTTGGCCAAATACAACGAGAGCAGCGTTTTCCTGAACTTGGAGAACTTCAAATCTCACGACTTCCTCTTGATTCATGGCTCCGGAGACGACAATGTGCACTACCAGCACTccctgctgctggccaagctGCTGCAGCAAAAGGACATTCAATTCGAGGAGCAG ACGTACACCGATGAGAACCACGGAATCGGAAATGCACTGCCCCATTTGTACCATACCATTGATGCCTTCTGGATCAACTGCCTTAGCCTAGATGTCCAGGAAGACGCTGTGTAG
- the LOC108034099 gene encoding uncharacterized protein LOC108034099 yields MPAHKPPEFKFPMHDLHLNQTFRNVKMACTLALIAPLLLYTLHNNPRKRKYRTFYSNYDPLDAFDRMMSGGYLSSCPPGSGPKKDDKKDKKKK; encoded by the exons atgcCGGCACATAAG CCCCCCGAGTTCAAGTTTCCCATGCATGATTTGCACTTGAACCAAACTTTTCGCAACGTGAAAATGGCCTGCACTCTGGCCCTAATAGCCCCACTGCTACTTTACACTCTTCACAACAACCCACGCAAGAGGAAGTACAGGACCTTCTACTCCAATTACGATCCATTGGATGCATTCGACCGTATGATGAGTGGCGGCTATCTCTCCTCATGTCCTCCAGGAAGTGGTCCCAAAAAGGATGACAAAAaggacaagaagaagaaataG
- the LOC108034141 gene encoding venom dipeptidyl peptidase 4 isoform X1 codes for MCGGVKYWSASLLLLQLAVGFNYPAEAKHKARARSPWKIRESLYGLGKKQKFFNGTWKTDEEFYYTASDRSIHKFNAATKTDVIFQNSSFLNNYVGATFSLSPDNTKILIRHNLTEKFRHSYIAQYDVFDIESNTTVQIHKGEKLQYCGWSPLRDRLAYVYLNNVYIHFSEEDEISITDDGVDGVVYNGVPDWVYEEEVLSSGSALWWSADGTKLAVGFFDDTDVETFNYFLYGDGHTEFYQYPHEEHLKYPKSGSKNPLVSLRVYDLTDSTPTMQRIVAPVEIVGSDHILQNVVWSNATHLLITWMNRRQNLASIQSCSHEGVCAEVKRLEEPRGWVDISTPKCLSTGKSCIFGYYIDNWYQVWNLDLETGLNSWQSRGNFTVLSVYGYDEARDKLYYQATQPGNPSVYHVFSNDECLSCDQIDVDGVACRSASATFSKSFSYYTLSCNGPNPSYTRIFEAGTKTLQVDWEPNTAYRKQIELKLRPSYRFLNVTLADGSIGVAKLALPPNFDEAKKYPLIVVVYQGPNSVRVTNGFTLGYEAFVTTSRETIYAYIDGRGTGNKGKELLFSVNNDLGDHEVEDQLFVTRWMQQNLAFVDAERCGIWGWSYGGYMTAKTIEKDDERIFQCGVSVAPVTSWLYYDTIYTERYMGLPTEDDNLAKYNESSVFLNLENFKSHDFLLIHGSGDDNVHYQHSLLLAKLLQQKDIQFEEQTYTDENHGIGNALPHLYHTIDAFWINCLSLDVQEDAV; via the exons ATGTGCGGTGGAGTTAAGTACTGGAGTGCTTCGTTGCTGCTGCTACAATTAGCAGTCGGTTTCAACTATCCAGCAGAAGCCAAACACAAGGCGCGAGCTAGGAGCCCCTGGAAAATAAGGGAGTCGCTATATGGCTTgggaaaaaaacagaaattttttaatggcaCCTGGAAGACGG ACGAAGAGTTCTACTACACAGCCTCCGACAGATCCATCCACAAATTCAATGCAGCCACCAAGACGGACGTGATCTTCCAAAACTCCTCGTTCCTG AACAACTATGTGGGGGCCACCTTCTCACTCTCGCCCGATAACACGAAGATCCTGATCCGGCACAACCTCACGGAGAAGTTCCGACACTCCTACATAGCTCAGTACGATGTCTTTGATATCGAGAGCAACACGACCGTCCAGATCCACAAGGGCGAGAAGCTGCAGTACTGCGGATGGTCGCCGCTGCGGGACCGACTGGCCTACGTCTACCTGAACAATGTGTACATCCACTTCAGCGAGGAGGATGAGATCAGCATCACGGACGACGGCGTGGACGGAGTGGTGTACAACGGGGTGCCCGACTGGGTCTACGAAGAGGAGGTCCTGAGCAGTGGAAGCGCCCTGTGGTGGTCGGCGGACGGAACCAAGCTGGCGGTGGGCTTCTTCGACGACACCGATGTGGAGACCTTCAACTACTTCCTGTACGGCGACGGGCATACCGAGTTCTATCAGTATCCGCACGAGGAGCACCTCAAGTACCCCAAATCGGGCTCCAAGAACCCGCTGGTGAGCCTGCGGGTTTACGACCTCACCGACAGCACTCCCACCATGCAGCGCATTGTGGCGCCAGTCGAGATCGTGGGCAGCGATCACATCCTGCAGAACGTTGTCTGGTCGAATGCGACGCACCTGCTCATAACCTGGATGAATCGGCGCCAGAACCTCGCCTCGATTCAGAGCTGCAGCCACGAGGGCGTGTGTGCGGAGGTGAAGAGGCTGGAGGAGCCCCGCGGCTGGGTGGACATCAGCACGCCCAAGTGCCTCAGCACGGGCAAGAGCTGTATCTTCGGCTACTACATAGACAACTGGTACCAGGTGTGGAACCTAGACCTCGAGACGGGGCTCAACAGCTGGCAGTCGCGCGGTAACTTCACAGTCTTAAGCGTATACGGCTATGATGAGGCCAGGGACAAGCT TTACTACCAGGCCACCCAGCCGGGAAATCCCTCGGTGTACCATGTGTTCAGCAATGATGAGTGCCTCAGCTGCGATCAAATCGATGTAGACGGCGTAGCCTGTCGCTCGGCATCGGCTACCTTCAGCAAGTCCTTCTCCTACTACACGCTCTCCTGCAACGGACCCAATCCCAGTTATACGAGGATCTTCGAGGCCGGCACAAAAACGCTCCAGGTCGACTGGGAGCCCAATACGGCGTACCGCAAGCAAATAGAGCTGAAGTTGCGACCCAGCTACCGTTTCTTGAACGTAACCCTGGCCGATGGTAGCATTGGAGTGGCCAAGCTCGCCCTGCCGCCCAACTTCGATGAGGCCAAGAAGTACCCGCTGATCGTGGTGGTGTACCAGGGTCCCAACTCGGTGCGGGTGACAAACGGGTTCACCTTGGGCTACGAGGCCTTTGTCACGACTTCCCGGGAGACCATCTACGCGTATATCGACGGCAGGGGAACGGGAAACAAGGGCAAGGAGCTGCTGTTCTCGGTGAACAATGATCTGGGCGATCACGAGGTCGAGGACCAACTGTTCGTCACTCGTTGGATGCAACAGAATCTGGCCTTTGTGGATGCTGAGCGTTGCGGCATCTGGGGATGGAGCTACGGGGGCTACATGACGGCTAAGACCATCGAGAAGGATGACGAGCGGATCTTTCAGTGCGGCGTTTCAGTGGCCCCAGTCACTTCCTGGCTGTACTACG ACACCATTTACACCGAGCGCTACATGGGACTGCCCACCGAGGACGACAACTTGGCCAAATACAACGAGAGCAGCGTTTTCCTGAACTTGGAGAACTTCAAATCTCACGACTTCCTCTTGATTCATGGCTCCGGAGACGACAATGTGCACTACCAGCACTccctgctgctggccaagctGCTGCAGCAAAAGGACATTCAATTCGAGGAGCAG ACGTACACCGATGAGAACCACGGAATCGGAAATGCACTGCCCCATTTGTACCATACCATTGATGCCTTCTGGATCAACTGCCTTAGCCTAGATGTCCAGGAAGACGCTGTGTAG